In Xenorhabdus griffiniae, the genomic window TATCTTGTAATTGCTGCTGTACCCTATCCAACATGGATTCAACGCAGTGGGTATCCCAAATAATGGTGACATCAAGATGGTTAGCTTCATCCAGTAATGCCTGGGTATTTGATGCCAAGCTGGCGCCAACGCAACTGTAATTAAATGGGCGCTGGTGTTGCTGGCAGTAATGCGCAAGTTGCCGAAATGGGGTTCCTGATGTAGGCTGCGGCGAATTTCTCAGATCCAAGTGGGCATCAAAATTGATGATACCGACACGCTGCTCTGAAAACGCACGGTAAATTCCCATCCCATGAGCAAAAGCCGTTTCATGCCCACCACCAAAAATCAGCGTCTTCATATTATTCTGCTGGCATTCATAGACAGCATCACTGAGTGCCTGCTGTGCTTCACTTAATTCACCAGAATTAGCACGAATATTCCCCAAATCCACCAATCTATCGTGACCATCATAACTCGCCAGGTTTGCCAACGATTGGCGCAAATATTCTGGTCCCAATTTCGCTCCCGGGCGGCCCTGATTCAATTTAACACCTTCATCACATTCAAATCCCAATAGCGCAATGTGGTGAAGAAATTCGGCTGGAGAGAAACTGGTTGGCTGTTTTATTGTCTGGAATAACCGTAACGCGTTATTGGCTTCAGCAAGATCATTGCGCCCTTGCCAAATGTTTTCGGATGTTGGATGCCATAAATTCATATTTTTTCCCTCACCACCATTAATTAAAGCCATTTAAATCATTACGATGCGTAATTTCGCCATGATAAATACGATAAACCAACGGGTTATGTCCCAGTTCGTATAAAATATCAACGGGGTTTCGGGCATCCCAAACAATAAAGTCTGCCGTAAAACCTGCGGCTAATTGACCGTGACTACCCGCTCGTCCCAGTGCCTGAGCTGCATGAATAGTCACGCCTTGCCAAGCTTCTTCTGGCGTCAAACCAAATTGTACGCAAGCCATATTCATAATCAGGCGCAAGGAAGCAAAAGGACTCGTACCAGGATTAAAATCGGTTGAAATAGCCATTGGAACACCGTATTGGCGCAATAATGCAATGGGTGGACGTTGAGTTTCTCGTAGGAAGTAAAATGCCCCCGGCAGTAATACTGCCACTGTTCCACTACGGCTGATAGCCCCAATACCCTTTTCATCCAAATGCTCAATATGATCAACGGATAAACCCTGATATTCAGCAACCAGCTCACTGCCTCCTAAATTGGAAAGTTGCTCAACATGACCTTTTACGGGAATATTCAAACGTTTTGCTGTTGCAAAAAGGCGTTTAGTCTGATTTAAAGTGAAACCAACGGTTTCACAAAATACATCAACAGCTTCGAATAACTGTTTTTGCCAGAGAGTAGGCAAGATGGAGTCACAAACTAAATCAATATAGCCATCAGGATCATGTTTATATTCAGGTGGGACGGCATGGGCAGAAAGTAATGTCGGGCTAATTTCGATGGGATTTTTTTGTGCCAATGCCCGCACAACCTTTAACTGTTTTTCTTCATTTATCAGATCTAGCCCATAACCTGATTTCATCTCAATTGTTGTCACCCCTTCAGCCATCAACGCATTGAGACGTTTCTGGGATACGCTTTCTAACTGTTGAGCGGAACTGTTACGGGTGGCATTAACGGTAGAATTGATCCCTCCCCCTTTAGCACTAATTTCTTCATAAGAAACCCCATTCAAGCGCTGTTCCCACTCAGAGGCTCTATTGCCACCAAAAACTAAGTGAGTGTGGCAATCGATTAAGCCTGGTGTAATTAAGCGCTGTTCTGCGTCAATGACCTTACATTGGTTGGCTGGTACGCTATCTGTCGGTAATATCGCTAAGATTTTTTCATCCCGCACAATAAGGTCATGCTGTTCTAACATGCCGTAATGGCTTTCACCATCAACGTTCTTAATTGCAGGATCCATCGTAGCAAGTTTGGCATTGCGCCATATGACATCAGTGTCTCTCAGTTCAATCGACATTGTACTATCCTGTTATCTTTCTTGTTTGTATCAGAACTCATGTTGTATATACATTTATTTTATAACCAAACATAATTGTCAAATCATTTTGTGAACAATTTGTTACTTAAAATGATAACTGTCAGGAAAAATCACAAAAAATCATGTACACTTGCCAAAAGCAGTGAGTAAATGAATGTGTAATGAAGAAGAAATATCAACTAAACTCAGAAGACATCAGTCTATTCAGAACGTCTGTTACAGGAACCCGTCGTATTGCACAAGATACGGTT contains:
- the hutG gene encoding formimidoylglutamase, translating into MNLWHPTSENIWQGRNDLAEANNALRLFQTIKQPTSFSPAEFLHHIALLGFECDEGVKLNQGRPGAKLGPEYLRQSLANLASYDGHDRLVDLGNIRANSGELSEAQQALSDAVYECQQNNMKTLIFGGGHETAFAHGMGIYRAFSEQRVGIINFDAHLDLRNSPQPTSGTPFRQLAHYCQQHQRPFNYSCVGASLASNTQALLDEANHLDVTIIWDTHCVESMLDRVQQQLQDIINQVDIIYMTIDLDVLPIWQMPAVSAPAALGVPLERLLPLVQLICQSKKLQAVDLVELNPLYDIQGMGGKAAARLAWQLVHWWNK
- the hutI gene encoding imidazolonepropionase, with protein sequence MSIELRDTDVIWRNAKLATMDPAIKNVDGESHYGMLEQHDLIVRDEKILAILPTDSVPANQCKVIDAEQRLITPGLIDCHTHLVFGGNRASEWEQRLNGVSYEEISAKGGGINSTVNATRNSSAQQLESVSQKRLNALMAEGVTTIEMKSGYGLDLINEEKQLKVVRALAQKNPIEISPTLLSAHAVPPEYKHDPDGYIDLVCDSILPTLWQKQLFEAVDVFCETVGFTLNQTKRLFATAKRLNIPVKGHVEQLSNLGGSELVAEYQGLSVDHIEHLDEKGIGAISRSGTVAVLLPGAFYFLRETQRPPIALLRQYGVPMAISTDFNPGTSPFASLRLIMNMACVQFGLTPEEAWQGVTIHAAQALGRAGSHGQLAAGFTADFIVWDARNPVDILYELGHNPLVYRIYHGEITHRNDLNGFN